In one window of Sciurus carolinensis chromosome X, mSciCar1.2, whole genome shotgun sequence DNA:
- the Apoo gene encoding MICOS complex subunit MIC26 isoform X3, with protein sequence MFKVIQRSVGPASLSLLTFRVYAAPKKDAPHKNSMKVDELSLYSTPEGQYKYVEEPRTQLEESISQLRHHCEPYTSWCQETYSQAKPKMQSLVQWGLGSKIKKLVYPPGFMGLAASIYYPQQAIAFAQVTGEKLYDWGLRGYIVIEDLWKENFQKPGNVKNSPGNK encoded by the exons GTAATTCAGAGGTCCGTGGGGCCAGCCAGCCTGAGCCTGCTTACCTTCAGAGTCTACGCAGCACCAAAAAAGGATGCGCCTCACAAAAATTCCATGAAAGTTGATGAG CTTTCACTCTACTCAACTCCTGAGGGTCAATATAAATATGTGGAGGAACCAAGGACTCAACTCGAAGAAAGCATCTCACAGCTCCGACATCATTGCGAGCCATATACAAGTTGGTGTCAG gaAACATACTCCCAAGCTAAGCCCAAGATGCAAAGTTTGGTTCAATGGGGGCTAG gttcaaaaataaagaagctTGTGTATCCACCTGGTTTCATGGGATTAGCTGCCTCTATCTATTACCCACAACAAGCCATTGCATTTGCCCAG GTCACTGGGGAGAAGTTATATGACTGGGGTTTACGAGGATACATAGTCATAGAAGATTTGTGGAAGGAGAACTTTCAGAAG
- the Apoo gene encoding MICOS complex subunit MIC26 isoform X1, protein MFKVIQRSVGPASLSLLTFRVYAAPKKDAPHKNSMKVDELSLYSTPEGQYKYVEEPRTQLEESISQLRHHCEPYTSWCQETYSQAKPKMQSLVQWGLDSYEYLQNAPPGFFPRLGVIGFAGLVGLLFTRGSKIKKLVYPPGFMGLAASIYYPQQAIAFAQVTGEKLYDWGLRGYIVIEDLWKENFQKPGNVKNSPGNK, encoded by the exons GTAATTCAGAGGTCCGTGGGGCCAGCCAGCCTGAGCCTGCTTACCTTCAGAGTCTACGCAGCACCAAAAAAGGATGCGCCTCACAAAAATTCCATGAAAGTTGATGAG CTTTCACTCTACTCAACTCCTGAGGGTCAATATAAATATGTGGAGGAACCAAGGACTCAACTCGAAGAAAGCATCTCACAGCTCCGACATCATTGCGAGCCATATACAAGTTGGTGTCAG gaAACATACTCCCAAGCTAAGCCCAAGATGCAAAGTTTGGTTCAATGGGGGCTAG ATAGCTATGAATATCTCCAAAATGCACCTCCTGGATTTTTTCCAAGACTTGGTGTTATTGGTTTTGCTGGCCTTGTTGGACTCCTTTTCACTAGAG gttcaaaaataaagaagctTGTGTATCCACCTGGTTTCATGGGATTAGCTGCCTCTATCTATTACCCACAACAAGCCATTGCATTTGCCCAG GTCACTGGGGAGAAGTTATATGACTGGGGTTTACGAGGATACATAGTCATAGAAGATTTGTGGAAGGAGAACTTTCAGAAG
- the Apoo gene encoding MICOS complex subunit MIC26 isoform X2 → MFKVIQRSVGPASLSLLTFRVYAAPKKDAPHKNSMKVDELSLYSTPEGQYKYVEEPRTQLEESISQLRHHCEPYTSWCQETYSQAKPKMQSLVQWGLDSYEYLQNAPPGFFPRLGVIGFAGLVGLLFTRGSKIKKLVYPPGFMGLAASIYYPQQAIAFAQVTGEKLYDWGLRGYIVIEDLWKENFQKL, encoded by the exons GTAATTCAGAGGTCCGTGGGGCCAGCCAGCCTGAGCCTGCTTACCTTCAGAGTCTACGCAGCACCAAAAAAGGATGCGCCTCACAAAAATTCCATGAAAGTTGATGAG CTTTCACTCTACTCAACTCCTGAGGGTCAATATAAATATGTGGAGGAACCAAGGACTCAACTCGAAGAAAGCATCTCACAGCTCCGACATCATTGCGAGCCATATACAAGTTGGTGTCAG gaAACATACTCCCAAGCTAAGCCCAAGATGCAAAGTTTGGTTCAATGGGGGCTAG ATAGCTATGAATATCTCCAAAATGCACCTCCTGGATTTTTTCCAAGACTTGGTGTTATTGGTTTTGCTGGCCTTGTTGGACTCCTTTTCACTAGAG gttcaaaaataaagaagctTGTGTATCCACCTGGTTTCATGGGATTAGCTGCCTCTATCTATTACCCACAACAAGCCATTGCATTTGCCCAG GTCACTGGGGAGAAGTTATATGACTGGGGTTTACGAGGATACATAGTCATAGAAGATTTGTGGAAGGAGAACTTTCAGAAG
- the Apoo gene encoding MICOS complex subunit MIC26 isoform X4, with protein MKVDELSLYSTPEGQYKYVEEPRTQLEESISQLRHHCEPYTSWCQETYSQAKPKMQSLVQWGLDSYEYLQNAPPGFFPRLGVIGFAGLVGLLFTRGSKIKKLVYPPGFMGLAASIYYPQQAIAFAQVTGEKLYDWGLRGYIVIEDLWKENFQKPGNVKNSPGNK; from the exons ATGAAAGTTGATGAG CTTTCACTCTACTCAACTCCTGAGGGTCAATATAAATATGTGGAGGAACCAAGGACTCAACTCGAAGAAAGCATCTCACAGCTCCGACATCATTGCGAGCCATATACAAGTTGGTGTCAG gaAACATACTCCCAAGCTAAGCCCAAGATGCAAAGTTTGGTTCAATGGGGGCTAG ATAGCTATGAATATCTCCAAAATGCACCTCCTGGATTTTTTCCAAGACTTGGTGTTATTGGTTTTGCTGGCCTTGTTGGACTCCTTTTCACTAGAG gttcaaaaataaagaagctTGTGTATCCACCTGGTTTCATGGGATTAGCTGCCTCTATCTATTACCCACAACAAGCCATTGCATTTGCCCAG GTCACTGGGGAGAAGTTATATGACTGGGGTTTACGAGGATACATAGTCATAGAAGATTTGTGGAAGGAGAACTTTCAGAAG